In Marinobacter antarcticus, one genomic interval encodes:
- a CDS encoding ExeA family protein, translating into MYYDFFGFREPPFSIAPDPRYLYLSERHKEALAHLMYGVQGQGGFIVITGEVGTGKTTVSRCFIENAPAHVDIALILNPRLSARELLSAICDELEIAHPAGASIKQLVDLINRDLLKAHAAGRHKVLMIDEAQNLSADVLEQLRLLTNLETAEKKLLQIVLLGQPELQQILALPKLRQLNQRVTARYHLDAIGGNELPAYLSYRLGVAGMRGDVFSPAAVRKLYRLSHGIPRLINLISDRALLGAYAEGEHEVTPAHIRQAAKEVGGSNLGPKPAGVRGKPDLPGYLVLAASLLLAIVSTFWLYQKWPEYGFGSEPQALANETTAEQGGAIQRESEPEEQLDEQPESLQALPLVEEAPTRPDPEIPPFRFSEQALNLPEAFRGLFDIWGVEYSPQESPIACDFAGVSGLGCLERQGSRRSLAFLDRPAMLMLQDDAGNRGYAVLRHLDGDVADIVLPGGPVQVSFSSLESLWFGEYRLLWQLPDYMANRTSSGVGDAAGEELWIGARMMELADAHGGSPADNARIKRLSAKDQVRWYQSLRGLTVDGIAGAMTIIQINNDLNADVPRLLSTRPGGKG; encoded by the coding sequence ATGTATTACGACTTCTTCGGCTTCAGAGAACCGCCGTTCTCTATCGCGCCAGACCCCCGCTACCTTTACCTGAGCGAACGCCACAAAGAGGCGCTTGCGCATCTCATGTACGGCGTGCAGGGGCAGGGTGGCTTCATAGTGATTACCGGGGAAGTGGGTACCGGTAAAACCACCGTGAGCCGGTGTTTTATCGAAAACGCTCCGGCCCATGTAGATATTGCGTTGATTCTGAACCCCCGGCTTTCTGCCCGGGAACTGCTTTCCGCCATTTGTGACGAGCTGGAAATTGCCCATCCGGCCGGTGCCAGCATCAAACAGCTGGTGGATCTGATTAACCGCGATTTGCTAAAGGCCCATGCGGCCGGGCGGCACAAGGTTCTGATGATTGATGAGGCGCAGAACCTGTCGGCAGATGTACTCGAGCAACTTCGCCTGCTCACCAATCTGGAAACAGCCGAGAAAAAACTGCTGCAGATTGTGCTGCTGGGCCAGCCAGAGTTACAGCAGATTCTGGCACTTCCAAAGCTTCGGCAGCTGAACCAGCGGGTAACCGCCCGCTATCATCTGGATGCTATCGGCGGTAACGAGCTGCCTGCCTATCTCAGCTACCGGCTAGGTGTGGCGGGCATGCGGGGCGATGTATTCTCGCCTGCAGCTGTCCGCAAACTCTACCGCCTGAGTCATGGCATACCTCGGCTGATCAACCTGATCAGCGACCGTGCGCTATTGGGCGCCTATGCAGAGGGTGAGCATGAAGTGACTCCGGCTCACATACGACAGGCCGCAAAGGAAGTCGGGGGCAGCAATCTGGGGCCAAAGCCGGCAGGGGTCAGAGGCAAACCGGATCTCCCCGGCTATCTGGTGCTCGCCGCATCACTGCTACTGGCCATTGTCAGTACTTTTTGGCTTTACCAGAAGTGGCCTGAGTATGGGTTTGGATCAGAGCCGCAAGCGTTAGCGAATGAAACGACTGCGGAGCAGGGCGGCGCGATACAACGAGAAAGCGAGCCTGAAGAACAACTTGACGAGCAACCTGAAAGTTTGCAGGCGCTCCCTCTGGTTGAGGAAGCACCTACCAGGCCCGATCCGGAAATTCCCCCGTTCAGATTTTCAGAACAGGCACTGAATCTGCCAGAAGCTTTCCGTGGGTTGTTTGATATCTGGGGCGTTGAATACAGCCCGCAGGAGTCCCCGATTGCCTGCGATTTTGCCGGGGTATCCGGCTTGGGCTGCCTTGAGCGGCAGGGAAGTCGTCGAAGCCTGGCCTTTCTGGACAGGCCGGCCATGCTGATGCTTCAGGATGATGCCGGCAACCGTGGTTACGCAGTGCTGCGTCATCTCGATGGCGACGTCGCGGACATTGTTTTGCCCGGGGGGCCGGTTCAGGTGTCTTTCTCCAGCCTCGAATCCCTCTGGTTTGGTGAGTATCGGCTGTTGTGGCAGCTTCCCGATTATATGGCCAATCGCACGAGCTCCGGCGTCGGTGATGCTGCGGGAGAAGAGCTCTGGATCGGAGCGCGCATGATGGAGCTTGCAGATGCTCATGGCGGGTCGCCTGCCGACAACGCAAGAATCAAGCGCCTGTCAGCGAAAGATCAGGTGCGCTGGTATCAGTCCTTGCGGGGTTTGACAGTGGACGGGATTGCGGGTGCCATGACAATAATCCAGATCAATAACGACCTGAACGCAGATGTTCCAAGGCTGTTAAGTACAAGGCCCGGAGGCAAGGGATAG